In Carya illinoinensis cultivar Pawnee chromosome 6, C.illinoinensisPawnee_v1, whole genome shotgun sequence, a single genomic region encodes these proteins:
- the LOC122312597 gene encoding uncharacterized protein LOC122312597 yields MSTKIFTDMRWHKDQRATTDTIMRHPADFESWKTFDKDHSWFASDARNVRLGLASDGFNPFNNLAKPYSIWLVIIVPYNLPPWSCMKDQFFMTSLLIPSPKSPGNDIDVYLQPLFDELVELWEHGVPTYDASTKATFTLHAALMWTINDIPAYGNLSGFSTKRKLACPSCNANTESNWLKFGRKQCYMGHRRFLPPDHIWRSRKGLFNGKEDHHIPPRVLSGSDVVSQLHMLRDVQFGKSRRKRKRTSEELNWTKISIFFKLPYWSTLLIWHNLDVMHIEKNICDNIFSTLMNIPGKTKDNINARRDLEILGMRKELHLRRAEVKLPDGFASNIARCVSVRDCKISGFKRHDCHVVLQCLLPIIQSDIVIILCKLEMIFPPSIFDVMVHLAIHLPREAILEGPVQYRWMYPFERYLGKFKQYVKNKTQPEGSIAEAYIHIECLAFFSMYLQDVETKLNRVDRNIDGGGEDTIDGFSIFNQHVRPLGISSNVELDDKLLSSARCEHYEKCKLHMPNSVDRQHKNEFSTWFKKRVQDQRIVNLQDVSTDLYTLACGPDLWVATYSACIINGKRFHSKQSEPWRWTQNSGVVVTSENLPNNIDFYGVINEILELCYMGGRHVYLFSCDWFEVGD; encoded by the exons ATGTCTACAAAGATATTCACTGATATGCGATGGCATAAAGACCAACGAGCCACAACTGATACCATTATGAGGCATCCTGCAGACTTTGAGTCTTGGAAGACATTTGATAAAGACCATAGTTGGTTTGCTAGTGACGCTCGTAATGTTAGGCTCGGTTTGGCCAGTGACGGTTTCAATCCCTTCAACAATTTAGCAAAACCTTATAGCATTTGGCTAGTTATTATAGTGCCGTATAACTTGCCTCcttggtcatgcatgaaagaccaattcttcatgacatccctACTTATTCCTAGTCCTAAATCACCAGGTAATGACATTGACGTTTACTTGCAGCCATTGTTTGATGAATTGGTTGAACTTTGGGAGCATGGGGTGCCTACATATGATGCCTCCACTAAGGCAACGTTTACGTTGCATGCTGCCTTgatgtggacaatcaatgatATCCCTGCATACGGTAATCTCTCTGGCTTTTCAACTAAAAGAAAATTGGCATGTCCTTCTTGTAATGCCAATACAGAGTCAAATTGGTTGAAGTTTGGGAGGAAACAGTGTTATATGGGACACCGTCGATTCTTACCGCCAGACCACATATGGAGATCGAGGAAAGGGTTgttcaatggtaaagaagatcacCATATTCCACCAAGGGTGTTATCTGGATCAGACGTTGTCAGTCAACTACATATGCTTAGGGATGTGCAATTTGGTAAATCCCGTAGGAAGAGAAAACGCACTTCGGAagagttgaattggacaaagatTAGCATATTCTTCAAgttaccttattggtcaacCCTTTTGATTTGGCATAATTtggatgttatgcatattgaaaagaacATTTGTGATAACATCTTCAGTACTTTAATGAACATTCCTGGCAAAACCAAAGATAACATCAACGCACGACGTGACCTGGAGATTTTGGGTATGCGGAAGGAATTACATTTGAGGCGTGCAG AGGTTAAGTTGCCTGATGGGTTTGCTTCCAATATTGCCCGTTGTGTTTCCGTACGTGATTGCAAAATATCCGGGTTTAAAAGGCATGATTGTCATGTTGTCTTGCAATGCCTACTTCCTATC ATTCAAAGTGATATTGTCATCATCCTATGTAAgttggagatgatattccctccatccatttttgatgtcatggtccacctaGCTATTCATTTACCTCGTGAGGCAATTCTTGAGGGTCCAGTgcaatatagatggatgtatccatttgagagatatctcgGCAAATTCAAACAGTATGTCAAGAATAAAACACAaccagaaggttcaatagctGAAGCATATATTCATATCGAATGCTTGGCCTTTTTCTCAATGTacctccaagatgttgagacgaagtTGAACCGAGTTGATCGCAACATTGATGGCGGAGGAGAGGACACCATAGATGGTTTCTCAATTTTCAATCAACATGTTCGTCCATTGGGTATATCATCTAATGTGGAATTAGATGATAAACTCCTTAGCTCAGCTCGATG TGAGCACTACGAGAAGTGTAAGTTGCATATGCCAAATTCTGTTGATCGCCAGCACAAGAATGAGTTTTCAACTTGGTTCAAGAAACGT GTTCAAGACCAACGTATAGTCAACCTGCAAGATGTTTCCACAGATCTATATACATTAGCTTGCGGTCCTGACCTTTGggttgcaacatattctgcttgCATTATAAATGGCAAAAGGTTCCATTCAAAACAAAGTGAACCATGGCGATGGACACAAAATTCTGGTGTTGTTGTAACGAGTGAAAATTTGCCTAATAATATAGACTTCTATGGTGTTATAAATGAAATCTTGGAGTTATGCTATATGGGAGGGCGTCACGTTTACTTGTTcagttgtgattggtttgaAGTCGGTGATTAA
- the LOC122313007 gene encoding TIR-only protein-like: MPKCFAHPYCRPNRVQTVPVPAPVSTHDVFISHRGPDTRRNIAGLLHDYLLMRGHRPFLDYRNLKAGDKLSEKIDTAVRDCKVGVVVFSPRYCDSFYCLHELALLMEYKKRVIPIFYNVKPSQLIRVGDISNGTCVSDQKELERFNGALEESKNIVGLSFDSSRGYWSDFLQSASDAIIKQLGQSS; the protein is encoded by the exons ATGCCCAAGTGCTTTGCTCATCCTTACTGCAGACCGAACCGTGTCCAAACAGTACCAGTACCAGCACCAGTATCCACACACGATGTATTCATAAGCCACCGAGGTCCCGATACCAGAAGAAACATTGCTGGTTTACTCCACGACTACCTTCTCATGCGGGGGCATAGGCCTTTCCTCGACTACCGAAACTTGAAAGCTGGTGACAAATTGTCCGAAAAGATTGATACCGCCGTTCGAGATTGTAAAGTCGGTGTCGTAGTGTTCTCCCCAAGATATTGTGACTCCTTCTATTGTCTCCATGAATTGGCTCTGCTAATGGAGTACAAGAAAAGAGTTATACCCATATTTTATAATGTCAAACCGTCCCAGCTAATTCGGGTTGGAGACATATCCAATGGAACTTGTGTTTCAGATCAGAAAGAGCTCGAGAGATTCAACGGAGCACTTGAGGAATCTAAAAATATCGTTGGACTTAGCTTTGATTCATCAAGAGG atattGGTCAGACTTCCTACAAAGTGCTTCTGATGCCATCATAAAGCAGCTCGGCCAGAGCTCCTGA